A stretch of Thermus neutrinimicus DNA encodes these proteins:
- a CDS encoding 3-isopropylmalate dehydratase large subunit, with product MGMTLAEKILSQKAGREVRAGELVVVEVDQVMVVDSIAGSFFKRLAYLEATPRYPERVSIVIDHVAPAANLEVAKAQKEIREWGRKHGIRVFDVGRGVCHQVLIEEGLAQPGWIVVGSDSHSTTYGAVGAFGTGMGATDIALAAASGRTWFRVPESVKVTFRGALPRGVTAKDAALEMVRRLTAEGATYMAVEIHLTEGAESLSRGERMTLANLTVEAGAKAGLVVPSGEILKLYRVPDWLYPDPDARYVQEVEIDLPTLTPRVSVPFHVDNVQEASSVRGKRVDQVFIGTCTNGRLEDLRAAAEVLRGRKVAPGVRLLVIPASSQVLEEATRDGTLLTLLEAGATLGTPGCGPCMGRHMGVLAPGEVCVSTSNRNFRGRMGAPDAEIYLASPRVAAASAVAGYIATPEDLAPLEEEAHA from the coding sequence ATGGGCATGACCTTAGCGGAAAAGATACTTTCCCAGAAGGCGGGAAGGGAGGTAAGGGCTGGGGAGCTGGTGGTGGTGGAGGTGGACCAGGTCATGGTGGTGGACTCCATCGCCGGAAGCTTCTTCAAGCGCCTGGCGTACCTGGAGGCCACCCCCCGGTACCCGGAAAGGGTTTCCATCGTCATCGACCACGTGGCCCCGGCGGCCAACCTCGAGGTGGCCAAAGCCCAGAAGGAGATCCGGGAATGGGGCAGGAAGCACGGCATCCGGGTCTTTGACGTGGGGAGAGGGGTGTGCCACCAGGTGCTCATCGAGGAGGGCCTGGCCCAGCCGGGTTGGATCGTGGTGGGGTCGGACTCCCACTCCACCACCTACGGGGCGGTGGGGGCCTTCGGCACGGGCATGGGGGCCACGGATATCGCCCTGGCCGCCGCCAGCGGCCGCACCTGGTTCAGGGTGCCGGAAAGCGTCAAGGTCACCTTCCGCGGGGCCCTTCCCCGGGGGGTTACGGCCAAGGACGCCGCCCTGGAGATGGTCCGCCGCCTTACCGCCGAGGGGGCCACCTATATGGCGGTGGAGATCCACCTCACCGAGGGGGCAGAGTCCCTGAGCCGGGGCGAGCGCATGACCCTGGCCAACCTCACCGTGGAGGCGGGGGCCAAGGCGGGGTTGGTGGTGCCCTCGGGGGAGATCCTAAAGCTTTACCGGGTGCCCGACTGGCTCTACCCCGACCCCGATGCCCGGTATGTGCAGGAGGTGGAGATTGACCTCCCCACCCTCACGCCCCGGGTGTCCGTTCCCTTCCATGTGGACAACGTGCAGGAGGCCTCCTCTGTCCGGGGCAAGCGGGTGGACCAGGTGTTCATCGGCACCTGCACCAACGGGCGCCTCGAGGACCTGAGGGCCGCCGCCGAGGTGCTAAGGGGGCGAAAGGTGGCCCCGGGGGTGCGCCTTCTGGTCATTCCCGCCAGCTCCCAGGTGTTGGAGGAGGCCACCCGGGACGGCACCCTTCTCACCCTCCTGGAGGCCGGGGCCACCCTCGGCACCCCCGGGTGCGGTCCTTGCATGGGGCGGCACATGGGGGTTTTGGCCCCGGGGGAGGTGTGCGTGTCCACCAGCAACCGCAACTTCCGGGGGC
- a CDS encoding type II toxin-antitoxin system HicB family antitoxin translates to MPAPFTEDLKRSWIRADPDSEEPGVWRAEFPAIPEAHSFGRTPEEALAHAKEALGLVLAHLRDMGRPLPKDVRTVPVGVDAA, encoded by the coding sequence ATGCCCGCCCCCTTCACTGAAGACCTGAAGCGCTCCTGGATCCGGGCCGATCCCGACTCTGAAGAACCCGGGGTATGGCGGGCCGAGTTTCCCGCCATTCCCGAAGCCCATTCCTTTGGCCGAACCCCCGAGGAAGCCTTGGCCCACGCCAAAGAAGCCCTGGGGTTGGTGCTGGCCCACCTGAGGGATATGGGCCGCCCCCTTCCCAAAGATGTCCGTACGGTGCCGGTGGGGGTAGATGCCGCCTAG
- a CDS encoding type II toxin-antitoxin system HicA family toxin — translation MPPRPEEVARKLQRLGFAERMRGGGHRLYAHPDGRIAVIPFHSGGLPQGTFRKKQTGLTEEGFRKL, via the coding sequence ATGCCGCCTAGGCCCGAGGAGGTGGCCCGGAAGCTCCAGCGCCTGGGGTTTGCGGAGCGCATGAGGGGAGGGGGGCACCGGCTTTACGCTCATCCCGATGGCCGGATCGCGGTGATTCCCTTCCATAGCGGAGGGCTCCCCCAGGGCACCTTCAGGAAGAAGCAAACCGGCCTCACCGAGGAGGGGTTCCGCAAGCTCTAA
- the lysS gene encoding homocitrate synthase encodes MREWKIIDSTLREGEQFERANFSTQDKVEIAKALDEFGVEYIEVTTPMASPQSRKDAEVLASLGLKAKVVTHIQTRLDAAQVAVETGVQGIDLLFGTSKYLRAAHGRDIPRIIEEAREVIGFIREKAPHVEVRFSAEDTFRSDEHDLLQIYQAVAPYVDRVGLADTVGIATPRQVFALVREVRRVVGPHVDIEFHGHNDTGCAIANAFEAIEAGATHVDTTILGIGERNGITPLGGFLARMYTLQPDYVRRKYKLEMLPELDRMVARMVGIEIPFNNYITGETAFSHKAGMHLKAIYLNPESYEPYPPEVFGVKRKLIIASKLTGRHAIKARAEELGLHYGEEELARITQHIKALADQGQLTLEELDRILREWITA; translated from the coding sequence ATGCGGGAATGGAAGATTATCGATTCCACCTTAAGGGAAGGGGAGCAGTTTGAAAGGGCTAACTTTTCCACCCAGGACAAGGTGGAGATCGCCAAGGCCTTGGACGAGTTCGGCGTGGAGTACATCGAGGTGACCACCCCCATGGCCTCCCCCCAGTCCCGCAAGGACGCGGAGGTCCTGGCCTCCTTGGGCCTGAAGGCCAAGGTGGTGACCCATATCCAGACCCGGCTGGATGCGGCCCAGGTGGCGGTGGAGACCGGGGTACAGGGCATAGACCTCCTCTTCGGCACCAGCAAGTACCTCAGGGCTGCCCACGGGCGGGACATCCCCCGCATCATCGAGGAGGCCCGGGAGGTGATCGGCTTTATTCGGGAGAAGGCCCCCCACGTGGAGGTGCGCTTCTCCGCCGAGGACACCTTCCGCTCCGATGAGCACGACCTTTTGCAGATCTACCAGGCCGTCGCTCCCTATGTGGACCGGGTGGGTCTGGCGGATACCGTGGGCATCGCCACCCCCAGGCAGGTCTTCGCCCTGGTGCGGGAGGTCAGGCGGGTGGTGGGCCCCCATGTGGACATAGAGTTCCACGGGCACAACGACACGGGTTGCGCCATCGCCAATGCCTTTGAGGCCATAGAGGCGGGGGCTACCCATGTGGACACCACCATCCTAGGCATTGGGGAGCGGAACGGGATCACCCCCTTAGGGGGTTTTCTCGCCCGCATGTACACCCTGCAACCCGACTACGTGCGCAGGAAGTACAAGCTGGAGATGCTTCCCGAGCTGGACCGCATGGTGGCCCGGATGGTGGGGATCGAGATCCCCTTCAACAACTACATCACCGGGGAGACCGCCTTCAGCCACAAGGCGGGGATGCACCTCAAGGCCATCTACCTCAACCCCGAGTCCTACGAGCCCTATCCGCCGGAGGTCTTTGGGGTGAAGCGCAAGCTCATCATCGCCTCCAAGCTCACGGGCCGGCATGCCATCAAGGCGCGGGCGGAGGAGCTGGGCCTGCACTACGGGGAGGAGGAGCTGGCCCGCATCACCCAGCACATCAAGGCCTTGGCGGATCAGGGCCAACTCACCCTCGAGGAGCTGGACCGCATCCTGAGGGAGTGGATCACGGCATGA